In a single window of the Cucumis melo cultivar AY chromosome 11, USDA_Cmelo_AY_1.0, whole genome shotgun sequence genome:
- the LOC103490439 gene encoding uncharacterized protein LOC103490439 translates to MKIEREITHPMHPRHKLRLEYTEIPYNCDGCKEAGIGYKYKCQQCGFNLHKVCAVGAPRITHPFYEKCEFKLYYYPPGKGKRVCDACRTYVHGFVYHCNSCDFDLHPCCANLPQVLDDGKHNLYLCNKLSSLCHSCGGKGLGWSYRSQCKTYNLHLSCVKEMLVESWQAIYFNVDKNKVRQMHTSIPSLKGSLQNRPGARGTVKKYGQMAGSAARAIISAILGDPTAVVAAVIGGIISK, encoded by the coding sequence atgaagatagagagagagataaCTCACCCGATGCACCCACGACACAAACTGAGGCTCGAGTACACAGAGATCCCCTACAACTGTGATGGGTGCAAGGAAGCTGGTATTGGCTACAAATACAAGTGCCAACAATGTGGATTCAACTTGCACAAGGTTTGTGCCGTTGGTGCCCCCAGAATCACCCATCCTTTCTATGAAAAATGTGAATTTAAATTATACTATTATCCCCCTGGAAAAGGAAAGCGAGTATGTGATGCATGTAGAACTTATGTTCATGGATTTGTGTACCACTGCAATAGTTGTGACTTCGATCTCCATCCTTGTTGTGCAAACCTCCCACAAGTCCTTGATGATGGTAAACACAATCTTTACCTGTGTAACAAGCTCTCAAGCTTGTGTCATAGCTGTGGAGGGAAGGGACTCGGTTGGTCGTACAGGTCGCAGTGCAAAACCTATAACCTTCATCTGTCATGTGTGAAAGAGATGCTGGTGGAAAGCTGGCAAGCCATATATTTCAATGTGGATAAGAATAAGGTTAGGCAAATGCATACTTCTATCCCAAGCCTCAAGGGATCCCTGCAAAACCGTCCTGGGGCAAGAGGAACAGTCAAGAAGTATGGTCAGATGGCTGGTAGTGCAGCTCGTGCCATTATCTCTGCCATTCTGGGGGACCCTACAGCTGTTGTAGCAGCTGTAATAGGTGGCATCATATCAAAGTAA